A region from the Catellatospora sp. TT07R-123 genome encodes:
- the mihF gene encoding integration host factor, actinobacterial type produces MPLPSLTPEQRAAALEKAAEVRKARAELKEQLKQGKTTLAAVLDRAEGDDVVGKLKVSAVLQALPGIGKIRATQIMEKLKIADSRRLRGLGDQQRKALLAEFAA; encoded by the coding sequence GTGCCGCTCCCGTCACTGACCCCAGAGCAGCGCGCTGCCGCGCTGGAGAAGGCCGCGGAGGTCCGTAAGGCTCGCGCTGAGCTCAAGGAGCAGCTCAAGCAGGGCAAGACGACCCTGGCCGCCGTGCTCGACCGGGCCGAGGGCGACGACGTCGTCGGCAAGCTCAAGGTTTCGGCCGTGCTGCAGGCGCTCCCCGGTATCGGCAAGATCCGGGCCACGCAGATCATGGAGAAGCTGAAGATCGCCGACAGCCGCCGTCTGCGTGGGCTGGGCGACCAGCAGCGCAAGGCTCTGCTGGCCGAGTTCGCGGCCTGA
- the pyrF gene encoding orotidine-5'-phosphate decarboxylase: MEPFGARLRAAMDERGPLCVGVDPHAALLRQWGLGDDPAGLASFCATVVDALADRVAVVKPQSAFFERFGARGAEILESTIRQFREAGALVLLDAKRGDIGSTVAAYADAYLNPSSHMYADAITASPFLGLGSLAPMFESAAAHGGGVFVLALTSNPEGPSVQHARNIDGRTVAQTIVDEISQLNAGAQPMGSIGVVVGATIGETGHDLSKLGGPILVPGLGAQGGTPDDLRSIFAGNLGSVLPSYSREVLGAGPSVQALRDAASRALDACAAALGHPGLS; this comes from the coding sequence ATGGAGCCGTTCGGCGCCCGGCTGCGGGCAGCGATGGACGAGCGCGGGCCGCTGTGCGTGGGCGTGGACCCCCACGCCGCGTTGCTCAGGCAGTGGGGGCTCGGCGACGACCCGGCGGGGCTCGCCTCGTTCTGCGCCACGGTGGTCGACGCGCTGGCCGACCGGGTGGCTGTGGTCAAGCCGCAGTCAGCCTTTTTCGAGCGATTCGGGGCTCGTGGGGCTGAGATTCTTGAGTCAACTATCCGACAGTTTCGAGAGGCCGGAGCACTTGTGCTCCTCGACGCGAAGCGCGGCGACATCGGCTCGACCGTTGCCGCGTACGCCGACGCGTATCTCAATCCATCGAGCCACATGTATGCCGATGCGATCACCGCGAGCCCGTTCCTCGGCCTCGGGTCGCTCGCGCCGATGTTCGAGTCGGCGGCCGCGCACGGCGGTGGCGTGTTCGTTCTCGCGCTGACGTCCAACCCGGAGGGTCCGTCCGTGCAGCACGCTCGCAACATCGACGGCCGTACCGTTGCGCAGACGATCGTTGACGAGATTTCCCAGCTCAACGCGGGTGCGCAGCCGATGGGGAGCATCGGGGTGGTGGTCGGGGCGACGATCGGCGAGACCGGTCACGACCTGTCGAAGCTGGGCGGCCCGATCCTGGTTCCGGGACTGGGGGCGCAGGGCGGCACGCCTGATGATCTTCGCTCGATCTTCGCGGGCAACCTCGGATCGGTGCTTCCGTCGTACTCCCGCGAGGTGCTCGGTGCGGGGCCGTCCGTGCAGGCGCTGCGCGACGCGGCATCCCGGGCGCTCGATGCCTGCGCGGCCGCATTGGGACATCCGGGCCTCTCGTGA
- a CDS encoding adenosylmethionine--8-amino-7-oxononanoate transaminase produces MLALDRAHVWHPYGPMPGTREPLVVDSAEGVRLRLADGRELVDGMSSWWAAIHGYRHPVLDAAVTDQLGRMSHVMFGGLTHEPAVRLARTLVDITPAGLEHVFLADSGSVSVEVAVKMCLQYQVSRGRPGKRRLATWRGGYHGDTWQPMSVCDPEGGMHSLWGDVLPRQVFVSVPPVDFEPSYVAELDAALAAHAHELAAVIVEPLVQGAGGMRFHHPGYLRELRRLCDEHDVLLVFDEIATGFGRTGELFAADHAGVTPDVMCVGKALTGGYLTLAAALCTSEVARGISAGAVPVLAHGPTFMGNPLACAVASASIELLLAHDWRAEVARIEAGLRTGLAPVADLPGVAGVRVLGAIGVVQLDHEVDMAAATAAAVAHGVWLRPFRDLIYTMPPFVSSDADVAAITKAMAAAAAAA; encoded by the coding sequence CTGCTGGCGCTGGACCGGGCGCACGTCTGGCACCCGTACGGCCCGATGCCGGGCACGCGCGAGCCGCTGGTGGTCGACAGCGCCGAGGGCGTGCGGCTGCGGCTGGCCGACGGGCGGGAGCTGGTCGACGGGATGTCGAGCTGGTGGGCGGCGATCCACGGGTACCGGCACCCGGTCCTCGACGCGGCCGTCACCGACCAGCTGGGCCGGATGAGCCACGTCATGTTCGGCGGCCTCACCCACGAACCCGCCGTGCGGCTGGCCCGCACGCTGGTCGACATCACGCCGGCCGGGCTGGAGCACGTGTTCCTGGCCGATTCGGGCTCGGTCAGCGTCGAGGTCGCCGTCAAGATGTGCCTTCAGTACCAGGTGTCGCGCGGGCGGCCCGGGAAGCGGCGGCTGGCGACCTGGCGCGGCGGCTACCACGGCGACACGTGGCAGCCGATGAGCGTGTGCGATCCCGAGGGCGGCATGCACAGCCTGTGGGGCGACGTCCTGCCCCGGCAGGTGTTCGTCAGCGTGCCGCCGGTGGATTTCGAGCCGTCCTATGTGGCCGAGCTGGACGCCGCGCTGGCCGCGCACGCGCACGAGCTGGCTGCGGTCATCGTCGAGCCGCTGGTGCAGGGCGCGGGCGGGATGCGCTTCCACCATCCGGGTTACCTGCGCGAGCTGCGGCGGCTGTGCGACGAGCACGACGTGCTGCTGGTCTTCGACGAGATCGCGACGGGCTTCGGGCGTACTGGAGAGCTGTTCGCGGCCGACCACGCCGGCGTGACCCCGGACGTGATGTGCGTCGGCAAGGCGCTCACAGGCGGATATCTGACACTCGCGGCGGCACTGTGCACCTCGGAGGTGGCGCGGGGCATCTCGGCCGGCGCGGTCCCGGTGCTCGCGCACGGGCCGACGTTCATGGGCAATCCGCTGGCCTGCGCGGTCGCCAGCGCCTCGATCGAGCTGCTGCTGGCGCACGACTGGCGGGCCGAGGTGGCCCGGATCGAGGCGGGCCTGCGCACGGGCCTGGCGCCCGTGGCGGACCTGCCGGGCGTGGCCGGGGTACGGGTGCTCGGCGCGATCGGGGTGGTGCAGCTGGACCACGAAGTGGACATGGCGGCGGCCACGGCCGCGGCGGTGGCCCACGGCGTATGGCTGCGCCCGTTCCGCGACCTCATCTACACCATGCCGCCGTTCGTCAGCTCCGATGCGGACGTGGCGGCGATCACGAAGGCGATGGCGGCGGCCGCGGCCGCCGCGTGA
- a CDS encoding quinone-dependent dihydroorotate dehydrogenase produces the protein MTLFEKAAWPVLFRLGGGDAEHAHEWTLRRLAALSGRPALLGALRRRYATAAPVEAFGVRFPNPVGLAAGMDKNGVALRAWPALGFGFVEVGTVTAHAQPGNDRPRLFRLPSSQAVINRMGFNNEGAHALAARLAALGPLGVPLGISLGKSKVTPLEDAVADYRASYDALRDFGDYFAVNVSSPNTPGLRSLQDKDSLDAILAALSGPKPVLVKIAPDLTEQAVAELLEVCLARGVAGLIATNTTLSRDGLAAADQATAGQAGGLSGAPLTERAHKVVSFVHHETAGQLPIVGVGGLMTPDDVARMFDAGASLVQLYTGFIYHGPALVRAAARRAAR, from the coding sequence ATGACGTTGTTCGAGAAGGCCGCCTGGCCGGTGCTGTTCCGGCTGGGCGGCGGGGACGCCGAGCACGCGCACGAGTGGACGCTGCGCCGCCTGGCGGCGCTGTCGGGCCGCCCGGCGCTGCTGGGCGCGCTGCGCCGCCGGTATGCCACGGCGGCGCCGGTCGAGGCGTTCGGGGTGCGGTTCCCGAACCCGGTGGGCCTGGCGGCCGGAATGGACAAGAACGGCGTGGCGCTGCGGGCCTGGCCCGCGCTCGGGTTCGGGTTCGTCGAGGTCGGCACGGTCACCGCGCACGCCCAGCCCGGCAACGACCGGCCGCGCCTGTTCCGGCTGCCGTCCAGCCAGGCGGTCATCAACCGGATGGGCTTCAACAACGAGGGCGCGCACGCGCTGGCCGCGCGGCTGGCCGCGCTGGGCCCGCTCGGGGTGCCGCTGGGCATCTCGCTGGGCAAGTCCAAGGTGACCCCGCTGGAGGACGCCGTCGCCGACTACCGCGCCTCGTACGACGCGCTGCGCGACTTCGGCGACTACTTCGCGGTCAACGTCTCCTCGCCCAACACCCCGGGCCTGCGCAGCCTCCAGGACAAGGACTCGCTCGACGCGATCCTGGCGGCGCTGAGCGGCCCGAAGCCGGTGCTGGTGAAGATCGCCCCGGACCTGACCGAGCAGGCCGTCGCCGAGCTGCTGGAGGTGTGCCTGGCGCGCGGGGTGGCCGGTCTCATCGCGACCAACACCACGCTCAGCCGCGACGGCCTCGCCGCCGCCGACCAGGCGACGGCCGGGCAGGCCGGCGGCCTGTCGGGCGCGCCGCTGACGGAGCGGGCGCACAAGGTGGTGTCGTTCGTGCACCACGAGACGGCCGGGCAGCTGCCGATCGTCGGCGTCGGCGGCCTGATGACCCCGGACGACGTCGCCCGGATGTTCGACGCGGGCGCGAGCCTGGTGCAGCTCTACACCGGCTTCATCTACCACGGCCCGGCCCTCGTCCGCGCCGCCGCCCGCCGGGCGGCCCGGTGA
- the carB gene encoding carbamoyl-phosphate synthase large subunit yields the protein MPKRSDLKHVMVIGSGPIVIGQACEFDYSGTQACRVLRSEGLRVSLVNSNPATIMTDPEFADATYIEPITPEFVEKVIAAERPDAILPTLGGQTALNTAVALHEAGILEKYGVELIGADIEAIRRGEDRQLFKDIVAKAGARLGLTGDLVPRSRVCHSMDEVRDTAAELGLPVVIRPSFTMGGLGSGMAHTPEQLELIAGSGLAASPVTEVLIEESVLGWKEYELELMRDKHDNVVVICSIENIDPMGVHTGDSVTVAPAMTLTDVEYQAMRDLGIAVLREVGVDTGGCNIQFAVHPGTGRIVVIEMNPRVSRSSALASKATGFPIAKIAAKLAIGYTLDEIPNDITLKTPAAFEPSLDYVVVKIPRFAFEKFPGADPELTTTMKSVGEAMSLGRNFSEALNKAMRSMETKAAGFWTTPDRYATVEEALEALRIPHDGRLYAVEEALRLGATVAQVTEASGGIDPWFVDQIAGLVELREQIVAAPVLDAALLRQAKRAGLSDRQLSALRPEFAGEDGVRTLRHRLGVRPVYKTVDTCAAEFAATTPYHYSSYDEETEVAPSDRPKVLILGSGPNRIGQGIEFDYSCVHAVMALRGRYETVMVNCNPETVSTDYDTADRLYFEPLTFEDVLEVVHAEHSSGLAAGGPGVVGVIVQLGGQTPLGLAQRLKNAGVPIVGTSPESIHLAEERGAFGRVLAEAGLRAPAHGTAISFPDAKKIADEVGYPVLVRPSYVLGGRGMEIVYDDATLRDYIGRATDISPEHPVLVDRFLDDAIEIDVDALCDADGEVYLGGVMEHIEEAGIHSGDSACALPPITLGSRHLAVVREYTEAIARGVGVRGLLNVQYALKDDMLYVLEANPRASRTVPFVSKATAVPLAKAAARIMLGATIAELRAERMLLAADPDGSPRDGGLLPEGAPIAVKEAVLPFKRFRTRAGKGVDTLLSPEMKSTGEVMGIDTAFGHAFAKSQAAAYGSLPTSGKIFVSVANRDKRGMIFPVKRLADLGFEIVATVGTGEVLRRHGIVCEVVGKHSEDAERDAVSLIASGEVRMVINTPQGSGASARSDGYEIRSAAVAADIPCCTTVPGAAAAVMGIEALIRGDMTVRPLQDLHAVIRPELSA from the coding sequence ATGCCGAAGCGTTCCGATCTGAAGCACGTCATGGTGATCGGGTCCGGCCCGATCGTCATCGGGCAGGCCTGCGAGTTCGACTACTCCGGCACCCAGGCGTGCCGGGTGCTGCGCAGCGAGGGCCTGCGGGTCAGCCTGGTCAACTCCAACCCGGCCACGATCATGACCGACCCGGAGTTCGCCGACGCCACCTACATCGAGCCGATCACGCCCGAGTTCGTGGAAAAGGTCATCGCGGCCGAGCGCCCCGACGCGATCCTGCCCACCCTGGGCGGCCAGACCGCGCTGAACACCGCCGTCGCCCTGCACGAGGCCGGGATCCTGGAGAAGTACGGCGTCGAGCTGATCGGCGCCGACATCGAGGCGATCCGCCGCGGCGAGGACCGGCAGCTGTTCAAGGACATCGTCGCCAAGGCCGGCGCCCGTCTGGGCCTGACCGGCGACCTGGTGCCGCGCAGCCGCGTCTGCCACTCGATGGACGAGGTCCGCGACACCGCCGCCGAGCTCGGCCTGCCTGTCGTCATCCGCCCCAGCTTCACCATGGGCGGCCTCGGCTCCGGCATGGCGCACACCCCCGAGCAGCTCGAACTCATCGCGGGCAGCGGCCTGGCCGCCTCCCCGGTCACCGAGGTGCTGATCGAGGAGAGCGTGCTCGGCTGGAAGGAGTACGAGCTGGAGCTGATGCGCGACAAGCACGACAACGTCGTGGTCATCTGCTCGATCGAGAACATCGACCCGATGGGCGTGCACACCGGCGACTCGGTGACCGTGGCCCCGGCGATGACGCTCACCGACGTCGAATACCAGGCCATGCGCGACCTGGGCATCGCCGTGCTGCGCGAGGTCGGCGTGGACACCGGCGGCTGCAACATCCAGTTCGCGGTCCACCCCGGCACCGGCCGCATCGTGGTCATCGAGATGAACCCGCGCGTGTCCCGCTCCAGCGCGCTGGCCAGCAAGGCCACCGGCTTCCCGATCGCCAAGATCGCGGCGAAGCTGGCCATCGGGTACACCCTCGACGAGATCCCCAACGACATCACCCTGAAGACCCCGGCGGCGTTCGAGCCGTCGCTGGACTACGTGGTGGTCAAGATCCCGCGGTTCGCGTTCGAGAAGTTCCCCGGCGCCGACCCCGAGCTGACCACCACCATGAAGTCGGTCGGCGAGGCGATGAGCCTGGGCCGCAACTTCTCCGAGGCGCTGAACAAGGCGATGCGCTCGATGGAGACCAAGGCGGCCGGGTTCTGGACCACCCCGGACCGCTACGCCACCGTCGAGGAGGCCCTGGAGGCGCTGCGCATCCCGCACGACGGCCGCCTGTACGCCGTGGAGGAGGCGCTGCGCCTCGGCGCCACCGTCGCCCAGGTCACCGAGGCCTCCGGCGGCATCGACCCGTGGTTCGTGGACCAGATCGCCGGGCTGGTCGAGCTGCGCGAGCAGATCGTGGCCGCGCCGGTGCTGGACGCGGCGCTGCTGCGCCAGGCCAAGCGGGCCGGGCTGTCCGACCGGCAGCTGTCCGCGCTGCGGCCGGAGTTCGCGGGCGAGGACGGCGTACGCACGCTGCGGCACCGGCTCGGGGTGCGCCCGGTCTACAAGACCGTCGACACCTGCGCGGCCGAGTTCGCGGCGACCACGCCCTACCACTACTCGTCGTACGACGAGGAGACCGAGGTCGCCCCGAGCGACCGGCCGAAGGTGCTGATCCTGGGCTCCGGCCCGAACCGCATCGGCCAGGGCATCGAGTTCGACTACTCCTGCGTGCACGCGGTCATGGCGCTGCGCGGCCGGTACGAGACCGTCATGGTCAACTGCAACCCGGAGACCGTGTCGACCGACTACGACACCGCCGACCGCCTCTACTTCGAACCGCTGACCTTCGAGGACGTGCTGGAGGTCGTCCACGCCGAGCACAGCTCCGGCCTGGCCGCGGGCGGCCCCGGCGTGGTCGGCGTGATCGTGCAGCTGGGCGGGCAGACCCCGCTGGGCCTGGCGCAGCGGCTCAAGAACGCCGGGGTGCCGATCGTGGGCACCAGCCCCGAGTCGATCCACCTCGCCGAGGAGCGCGGCGCGTTCGGCCGGGTGCTGGCCGAGGCCGGGCTGCGCGCTCCGGCGCACGGCACCGCGATCAGCTTCCCGGACGCCAAGAAGATCGCCGACGAGGTCGGCTACCCGGTGCTGGTGCGCCCGTCCTATGTGCTCGGCGGCCGCGGCATGGAGATCGTCTACGACGACGCCACGCTGCGCGACTACATCGGCCGCGCCACCGACATCTCGCCGGAGCACCCGGTGCTGGTGGACCGGTTCCTCGACGACGCGATCGAGATCGACGTGGACGCGCTGTGCGACGCCGACGGCGAGGTCTACCTCGGCGGCGTGATGGAGCACATCGAGGAGGCGGGCATCCACAGCGGCGACTCGGCCTGCGCGCTGCCGCCGATCACGCTGGGCAGCCGGCACCTGGCCGTCGTGCGCGAGTACACCGAGGCGATCGCCCGGGGCGTGGGCGTGCGCGGCCTGCTCAACGTGCAGTACGCCCTCAAGGACGACATGCTCTACGTCCTGGAGGCCAACCCGCGCGCCAGCCGGACCGTCCCGTTCGTCTCCAAGGCCACGGCGGTGCCGCTGGCCAAGGCGGCGGCCCGGATCATGCTGGGCGCCACCATCGCCGAGCTGCGCGCCGAGCGGATGCTGCTGGCGGCTGATCCTGATGGGTCACCGCGGGACGGCGGGCTGCTGCCCGAGGGCGCCCCAATCGCGGTCAAGGAGGCGGTGCTGCCGTTCAAGCGGTTCCGCACCCGCGCCGGCAAGGGCGTCGACACGCTGCTCAGCCCGGAGATGAAGTCGACCGGCGAGGTCATGGGCATCGACACGGCGTTCGGGCACGCGTTCGCCAAGTCGCAGGCTGCGGCGTACGGCTCGCTGCCGACCAGCGGCAAGATCTTCGTGTCGGTGGCCAACCGCGACAAGCGCGGCATGATCTTCCCGGTGAAGCGGCTGGCCGACCTCGGTTTCGAGATCGTCGCCACCGTCGGCACCGGCGAGGTGCTGCGCCGCCACGGCATCGTCTGCGAGGTCGTCGGCAAGCACAGCGAGGACGCCGAGCGCGACGCGGTGTCGCTGATCGCCTCCGGCGAGGTCCGGATGGTCATCAACACGCCGCAGGGCTCGGGCGCGTCGGCCCGCTCCGACGGGTACGAGATCCGCAGCGCCGCCGTCGCCGCCGACATCCCGTGCTGCACCACGGTCCCCGGCGCCGCGGCCGCGGTCATGGGCATCGAGGCGCTGATCCGCGGCGACATGACCGTCCGTCCCCTCCAGGACCTGCACGCCGTCATCCGCCCGGAACTGTCCGCATGA
- the carA gene encoding glutamine-hydrolyzing carbamoyl-phosphate synthase small subunit, translated as MTQAILVLEDGRTFRGQAYGAVGETFGEAVFTTGMTGYQETLTDPSYHRQVVVQTAPHIGNTGVNDEDDESDRIWVAGYVVRDPARVPSNWRSKVDLGTRLEQAGVVGISGIDTRALTRHLRERGAMRVGVSSTETDPQALLARVLEQPQMSGADLSAQVTTPQTYTVAASGVHRYTVAALDLGIKRNVPRRLAARGVTTHVLPAASTIEELLAVKPDAVFLSPGPGDPATADHPMELAQEVMRRRIPLFGICFGSQILGRALGFGTYKLGYGHRGINQPVMDRLTGKVEVTSHNHGFAVDAPLEGVVETGFGRAEVSHVCLNDNVVEGLRCLDVPAFTVQYHPEAAAGPHDADYLFDRFVELVEPDLKRSAELIEGGK; from the coding sequence GTGACGCAAGCGATCCTCGTCCTGGAAGACGGACGGACGTTCCGCGGCCAGGCGTACGGCGCCGTCGGCGAGACGTTCGGCGAGGCCGTCTTCACCACCGGCATGACCGGTTACCAGGAGACGCTCACCGACCCGTCGTACCACCGCCAGGTCGTGGTGCAGACCGCGCCGCACATCGGCAACACCGGCGTCAACGACGAGGACGACGAGTCCGACCGCATCTGGGTCGCCGGCTACGTGGTCCGCGACCCCGCCCGGGTGCCGTCGAACTGGCGCAGCAAGGTCGATCTCGGCACCCGGCTGGAGCAGGCGGGCGTCGTCGGCATCAGCGGCATCGACACCCGGGCCCTGACCCGGCACCTGCGCGAGCGCGGCGCGATGCGCGTGGGCGTGTCCAGCACCGAGACCGACCCGCAGGCGCTGCTGGCGCGGGTGCTGGAGCAGCCGCAGATGAGCGGGGCGGACCTGTCGGCGCAGGTGACCACGCCGCAGACGTACACGGTGGCCGCGAGCGGCGTGCACCGGTACACGGTGGCCGCCCTCGACCTGGGCATCAAGCGCAACGTGCCGCGGCGCCTGGCCGCCCGCGGCGTCACCACCCACGTGCTGCCCGCCGCCTCGACGATCGAGGAGCTGCTCGCGGTCAAGCCGGACGCGGTGTTCCTCTCGCCGGGGCCGGGCGACCCGGCCACCGCCGACCACCCGATGGAGCTGGCGCAGGAGGTGATGCGGCGGCGCATCCCGCTGTTCGGCATCTGCTTCGGCAGCCAGATCCTGGGCCGGGCACTGGGCTTCGGCACGTACAAGCTGGGTTACGGCCACCGGGGCATCAACCAGCCGGTGATGGACCGCCTCACCGGCAAGGTCGAGGTCACCTCGCACAACCACGGCTTCGCCGTCGACGCGCCGCTGGAGGGCGTGGTCGAGACCGGTTTCGGCCGGGCGGAGGTCTCCCACGTGTGCCTGAACGACAACGTGGTGGAGGGGCTGCGGTGCCTGGACGTGCCCGCCTTCACCGTGCAGTACCACCCGGAGGCGGCAGCGGGGCCGCACGACGCCGACTACCTGTTCGACCGCTTCGTCGAGCTTGTTGAGCCGGATCTGAAGCGCAGTGCCGAGCTCATCGAAGGCGGTAAGTGA
- a CDS encoding dihydroorotase: protein MSVVLIKGARIIGGEPADLLLRDGVIAEIGTGLSADGATVVDADGLVALPGLVDLHTHLREPGREDAETVYTGSRAAALGGYTAVCAMANTSPVADTAGVVEQVYRLGQEAGLVDVQPIGAVTIGLAGERLAELGAMADSAARVRIFSDDGHCVADPRLMRRALEYVKAFDGVIAQHAEEPRLTEGAQMHEGDVSARLGLTGWPAVAEESIIARDVLLAEHVGARLHVCHVSTAGSVEIIRVAKARGVRVTAEVTPHHLLLTHVKAESYDPVYKVNPPLRTDADVAALREGLRDGTIDIVATDHAPHAAEDKECEWAYARPGMLGLETALPITLAALGEQSIGTPAEPAMWDLIAERMSRAPARIAGLDNHGHDLTAGAPANLTLIDPTARWTVEATGLASLSHNTPYAGMTVPGRIVATFLRGVPTVLDGKVQK from the coding sequence GTGAGCGTCGTGTTGATCAAGGGTGCGCGCATCATCGGCGGTGAGCCCGCCGACCTGCTGCTGCGCGACGGCGTGATCGCCGAGATCGGCACCGGCCTGTCGGCCGACGGCGCGACCGTCGTCGACGCCGACGGCCTGGTGGCCCTGCCGGGCCTGGTCGACCTGCACACCCACCTGCGCGAACCGGGCCGCGAGGACGCCGAGACGGTGTACACCGGCTCGCGCGCCGCCGCCCTGGGCGGTTACACCGCCGTCTGCGCCATGGCCAACACCTCGCCGGTGGCCGACACCGCGGGCGTGGTCGAGCAGGTGTACCGGCTGGGCCAGGAGGCCGGGCTGGTCGACGTGCAGCCCATCGGCGCGGTCACCATCGGCCTGGCCGGCGAGCGCCTGGCCGAGCTCGGCGCGATGGCCGACTCCGCCGCCCGGGTGCGGATCTTCTCCGACGACGGCCACTGCGTCGCCGACCCCCGCCTGATGCGCCGGGCCCTGGAGTACGTGAAGGCGTTCGACGGCGTCATCGCCCAGCACGCCGAGGAGCCCCGGCTCACCGAGGGCGCCCAGATGCACGAGGGCGACGTCTCGGCGCGCCTGGGCCTGACCGGCTGGCCCGCCGTGGCCGAGGAGTCGATCATCGCGCGCGACGTGCTGCTGGCCGAGCACGTGGGCGCGCGCCTGCACGTGTGCCACGTGTCGACCGCGGGCAGCGTCGAGATCATCCGGGTCGCCAAGGCCCGCGGCGTGCGGGTCACCGCCGAGGTCACCCCGCACCACCTGCTGCTCACCCACGTCAAGGCCGAGTCCTACGACCCGGTGTACAAGGTGAACCCGCCGCTGCGCACCGACGCCGACGTGGCGGCGCTGCGTGAGGGCCTGCGCGACGGCACGATCGACATCGTCGCCACCGACCACGCCCCGCACGCCGCCGAGGACAAGGAGTGCGAGTGGGCGTACGCGCGCCCCGGCATGCTCGGCCTCGAAACCGCCCTGCCGATCACGCTGGCGGCCCTCGGCGAGCAGAGCATCGGCACGCCGGCGGAACCGGCGATGTGGGACCTCATCGCCGAGCGCATGTCCCGGGCCCCGGCGCGCATCGCCGGGCTCGACAACCACGGGCACGACCTGACGGCCGGTGCCCCCGCGAACCTCACCCTGATCGACCCCACGGCGCGGTGGACGGTCGAAGCGACCGGGCTGGCCAGTCTCAGCCACAACACGCCGTACGCCGGGATGACCGTGCCCGGCCGCATCGTCGCCACCTTCCTGCGGGGCGTGCCGACCGTGCTCGACGGAAAGGTGCAGAAGTGA
- a CDS encoding aspartate carbamoyltransferase catalytic subunit, translating to MKHLLSAADLDAATATEILDIATEMASVSGREIKKLPTLRGRTVVNLFYEDSTRTRISFEAAAKRLSADVINFSAKGSSVAKGESLKDTAWTLQAMGADAVVIRHPASGAPHRLATWVSGSVLNAGDGTHEHPTQALLDAYTMRARMGRLDGLHVAIVGDVLHSRVARSNVLLLNTLGAKVTLVGPPTLVPTDLSSAVQVSYDLDAVLPQADVVMMLRVQRERMTDSYFPSAREYSRRYGLDGARLRRMPSHGIVMHPGPMNRGMEITPEVADSPRSTIVEQVTNGVSVRMACLYLLLGGRS from the coding sequence ATGAAGCACCTCCTCTCCGCGGCCGACCTGGACGCGGCCACCGCGACCGAGATCCTCGACATCGCCACCGAGATGGCCAGCGTCTCCGGCCGCGAGATCAAGAAGCTGCCGACGCTGCGCGGCCGCACCGTGGTCAACCTCTTCTACGAGGACTCCACCCGCACCCGCATCTCGTTCGAGGCGGCGGCCAAGCGGCTGAGCGCCGACGTGATCAACTTCTCGGCCAAGGGCTCCAGCGTCGCCAAGGGCGAGAGCCTGAAGGACACCGCCTGGACGCTCCAGGCCATGGGCGCCGACGCGGTGGTCATCCGGCACCCCGCCTCGGGCGCGCCGCACCGGCTGGCGACCTGGGTCAGCGGCAGCGTGCTCAACGCCGGGGACGGCACGCACGAGCACCCGACGCAGGCGCTGCTGGACGCGTACACGATGCGCGCCCGGATGGGCCGCCTGGACGGGCTGCACGTGGCGATCGTCGGCGACGTGCTGCACAGCCGGGTCGCCCGCTCCAACGTGCTGCTGCTCAACACCCTCGGTGCCAAGGTCACCCTGGTCGGGCCGCCGACCCTGGTGCCCACCGACCTGAGCAGCGCCGTGCAGGTCTCCTACGACCTGGACGCGGTGCTGCCGCAGGCCGACGTGGTGATGATGCTGCGCGTGCAGCGCGAGCGCATGACCGACTCGTACTTCCCCTCGGCGCGGGAGTACTCGCGCCGCTACGGCCTGGACGGCGCGCGGCTGCGCCGGATGCCCTCGCACGGGATCGTGATGCACCCCGGCCCGATGAACCGGGGCATGGAGATCACGCCCGAGGTGGCCGACTCGCCCCGCTCCACCATCGTCGAGCAGGTCACCAACGGCGTCAGCGTCCGGATGGCCTGCCTCTATCTCTTGCTCGGAGGTCGTTCGTGA
- the pyrR gene encoding bifunctional pyr operon transcriptional regulator/uracil phosphoribosyltransferase PyrR, with the protein MPQQVPAQAPSKIVLAAADVQRVVDRIAHQILEKTQGAGDVVLLGIATRGVPIARRLAERIHAFEGREVPVGTLDITLYRDDLRRNSIRAVGRTEEPPGGIDGRRVVLVDDVLFSGRTIRAALDAIGDLGRPAAVQLAVLVDRGHRQLPIRADYVGKNIPTALSEQVKVRLQEIDGIDEVVLTAGVKDKQA; encoded by the coding sequence GTGCCCCAGCAGGTGCCCGCGCAGGCACCCTCGAAGATCGTCCTCGCCGCCGCCGACGTGCAGCGTGTCGTGGATCGCATCGCCCACCAGATCCTGGAGAAGACCCAGGGCGCCGGCGACGTGGTCCTGCTCGGCATCGCCACCCGCGGCGTGCCCATCGCCCGCCGCCTGGCCGAGCGCATCCACGCCTTCGAGGGCCGCGAGGTTCCCGTCGGCACGCTCGACATCACTCTTTACCGCGACGATCTGCGCCGCAACTCCATCCGTGCGGTGGGCCGCACCGAGGAGCCGCCCGGCGGCATCGACGGCCGCAGGGTCGTCCTGGTCGACGACGTGCTCTTCTCCGGCCGCACCATCCGCGCCGCCCTCGACGCCATCGGCGACCTGGGCCGCCCTGCCGCCGTGCAGCTGGCCGTCCTGGTCGACCGGGGCCACCGGCAGCTGCCCATCCGGGCCGACTACGTCGGCAAGAACATCCCGACCGCCCTGTCCGAGCAGGTCAAGGTGCGGTTGCAGGAGATCGACGGCATCGATGAGGTCGTACTGACCGCCGGGGTAAAGGACAAGCAGGCATGA